From Candidatus Krumholzibacteriia bacterium, a single genomic window includes:
- a CDS encoding VTT domain-containing protein produces the protein MKALLKLVVVLGAFFTSTFVIAKFTGLLDLAAIEAGLESVRRDGAPWWVGAALSALLFADLFVAVPTLEISILGGHLIGFPGAFVFGLLGVTAAGLTGYALSRWKGEHVVRWILRDAGEREEMRTTFRTYGVVVIFLSRAVPVLPEVSACLAGVTGMPLRRFLLAWLTVNVPYMALATYSGSVSSLENPYPAIAAAVGLSAVFWCAWMVFRRRTGLAKPATARAAQGRS, from the coding sequence ATGAAGGCCCTGCTGAAGCTCGTCGTCGTCCTGGGGGCGTTCTTCACGTCGACCTTCGTGATCGCGAAGTTCACGGGGCTGCTCGACCTGGCCGCGATCGAAGCCGGCCTCGAGAGCGTGCGCCGCGACGGCGCGCCGTGGTGGGTGGGCGCGGCGCTCAGCGCCCTGCTCTTCGCCGATCTGTTCGTGGCGGTCCCGACGCTCGAGATCAGCATCCTCGGCGGCCACCTGATCGGCTTCCCCGGCGCGTTCGTGTTCGGACTCCTCGGCGTGACCGCGGCCGGGCTGACCGGCTACGCCCTCAGTCGGTGGAAGGGCGAGCACGTGGTGCGGTGGATCCTTCGCGACGCGGGCGAGCGCGAGGAGATGCGCACCACCTTCCGGACCTACGGCGTGGTGGTGATCTTCCTGTCGCGCGCGGTGCCGGTGCTGCCCGAGGTGTCGGCCTGCCTGGCCGGGGTGACCGGAATGCCTCTGCGTCGATTCCTGCTGGCGTGGTTGACGGTGAACGTGCCGTACATGGCGCTGGCCACGTACTCGGGATCGGTGAGCAGCCTCGAGAATCCCTACCCCGCGATCGCCGCGGCCGTCGGCCTGAGCGCTGTGTTCTGGTGCGCGTGGATGGTGTTCCGGCGGCGCACCGGCCTTGCGAAGCCGGCAACGGCGCGTGCGGCCCAGGGCCGCTCGTGA
- a CDS encoding CARDB domain-containing protein, which translates to MSRIRLQRPGVPPVSLLLLVVVLATTVGVARASIRPRLDVRPVGTHMIPGPGQPVEETFALHPEIAGVFDDFAVEGEGWIALEIDVPHGVALRPGEELEFVVRGIPSGDAGPLEVVFTVDGRPTRKSLGLRPRPEHTERTMVRALEATFERSVPAPGMDTGFARPEPAPIDERFRERPWHEARPDPDAPEPDLQRRQSLTVRGSFGYLRESGPYLGADGATVRVYDADFGSDELLGTVVLGPSGNFELNVSEDETYPDIYVEFESANARVETEDSGILELNFKWKTQTYEEFSGSLLDVGALTPSNYNGQVGLHMLSTLTKGWRYLNDLGYDIPSVDAMYPVGDGGAFYDGEINLSFDRRWREDTILHEYGHHVTDTFAGIVAPSYCNGVCDGDDCGHCIWCDETPSDAWQEGFASWVGEIVQDAWPGAYGYAPAYTRSAEDIAPFGCIGVNSDPCLCGPQATEGFLWALLTDIYDVTPNEPDEDTIAGDWGDPLGMGPEEILATAANSDPTTPAAFVAAFSQAHAAEGEDLWETFVNNGWNIDQQKPGSPSGLFSTTHQIGQANMSAQPWINFVWQTAPDDWSGIGGYSYEISAGAPVPPDDVQDIPKLNNWVVTPVEPGAAYYFTLRAVDRVGRWSDDYATAGPYYIREPGPADLEVAARPGWLLPIVPLDEPSATPTSISLPDLLNGNTFFYVNLSGANDGESDAVAPFDVEFRIDGEVERMFTQTTDVAAEGGLFEFVNEPNLVVTGGLHTLEMRIDPGGAVDEQTNVNNWLANQWAFAPESISKIGPLLRPAPPDIDGGHDAMNLGQFPPVSVAKDNCDGLRLPVAQRSGADPRFVAISAHFVDAGENIDLGMYPRTTSSNLGFGWNTELASSSAPAGSIDAVVANGHAVSDGFVDVGIYNASDHVGGYYADYVESQDAVVGGTEAISFLPNEMVQMRHFDIGLSQASFVVKLAVGDDGPFDLYFFEPSTFYASLEDADTTATTDAQGEAVLEFSSTQPGKGLLVIARDPGAGAEALEVSLEIQASSGNWTLVPAPNWFDALVPLPNDFGRPGEVPAPTTLVGDLASTWLNFSVFNSSTDDAGDTFANLYYDDTCFATEVVPPIEGGAFGTFNATEAVTIPGGRHTLWVQIDPDGRVGEANETDNFFARQWVFEPQVLGLGEVTERQVPGSPRAGWEYGLIDPEIGIVGDENTTPGIDPTPFLNCDGLRLPAAARDGTAPAFMGLAVMPPQQGVDVDLKLFEASTGPEDGFDDPIAFSHAPSTTSDFVIVDLTAVEPRPFDVGIYGPEEGFEGEEVDPVNGLARAVDAQYLAHAAASVDLGSDPEGERGLYTMENNEILHLYAIELSPRTMNVRLIPQDANVDFGMALMSAQTFVGQGDAPDDARAQAVGAGEVEEFTTTISQAGVYVLAVFKDAREDAFDQGGYRLAFAPDTVTSVSPGQGVDQVIALAAPSPNPMDGSTVVAWNLRHDAHLRVEIFDARGRRVRQLVDGNLPPGRRELVWDGRDDAGRRVGRGVYLLRATAAGEVRNRKLTVIR; encoded by the coding sequence ATGTCCCGCATCCGTCTGCAGAGACCGGGAGTCCCCCCGGTCTCCCTGCTCCTGCTCGTCGTCGTGCTCGCGACCACGGTTGGTGTCGCCCGCGCGTCGATCCGGCCACGGCTGGACGTCCGGCCCGTCGGCACGCACATGATCCCGGGACCGGGGCAGCCGGTCGAGGAGACCTTTGCCCTGCATCCGGAGATCGCTGGTGTCTTCGACGACTTCGCCGTCGAGGGCGAGGGCTGGATCGCTCTGGAGATCGACGTTCCTCATGGCGTCGCCCTTCGTCCGGGTGAGGAACTCGAATTCGTCGTGCGCGGCATTCCCTCGGGCGACGCCGGACCTCTCGAAGTCGTCTTCACCGTGGACGGCCGGCCAACGCGGAAGTCGTTGGGCCTGCGGCCGCGCCCCGAGCACACCGAGCGCACGATGGTACGGGCACTCGAGGCGACATTCGAGCGGTCGGTGCCCGCACCGGGCATGGACACCGGTTTCGCGCGGCCCGAGCCGGCACCGATCGACGAGCGCTTCCGCGAGCGGCCGTGGCACGAGGCTCGCCCCGATCCCGACGCGCCGGAACCGGATCTCCAACGCCGCCAGTCGCTCACGGTGCGCGGCTCCTTCGGCTACCTGCGCGAGAGCGGACCCTACCTCGGCGCGGACGGTGCTACCGTACGCGTCTACGACGCCGATTTCGGCAGCGACGAACTCCTGGGAACCGTGGTCCTCGGGCCGAGTGGCAACTTCGAACTGAACGTCTCCGAGGACGAGACCTACCCCGACATCTACGTCGAGTTCGAGTCGGCCAATGCCCGCGTCGAGACCGAGGACTCGGGAATTCTCGAGCTGAACTTCAAGTGGAAGACGCAAACCTACGAGGAGTTCTCCGGTTCGCTGCTCGACGTGGGAGCGCTCACGCCGTCGAACTACAACGGGCAGGTCGGCCTGCACATGTTGTCGACCCTGACCAAGGGCTGGCGCTATCTGAACGACCTGGGCTACGACATTCCCAGCGTCGACGCGATGTATCCCGTCGGAGACGGTGGTGCCTTCTACGACGGCGAGATCAACCTCAGCTTCGACCGCCGTTGGCGCGAGGATACGATCCTGCACGAGTACGGCCACCACGTGACCGACACCTTCGCCGGCATCGTCGCGCCGAGCTACTGCAACGGCGTGTGCGACGGCGACGACTGCGGCCATTGTATCTGGTGCGACGAAACGCCCTCGGATGCGTGGCAGGAAGGATTCGCGAGCTGGGTGGGCGAGATCGTCCAGGACGCCTGGCCGGGGGCCTACGGCTACGCGCCCGCCTACACGCGCAGCGCCGAGGACATCGCGCCCTTCGGTTGCATCGGCGTGAACAGCGATCCCTGCCTCTGCGGTCCCCAGGCGACGGAAGGTTTCTTGTGGGCCCTGCTCACCGACATCTACGACGTCACGCCGAACGAGCCCGACGAGGACACGATCGCCGGCGACTGGGGTGACCCGCTGGGGATGGGGCCGGAGGAGATCCTCGCGACCGCGGCCAACAGCGATCCGACCACACCGGCAGCCTTCGTGGCCGCGTTCAGTCAGGCCCACGCCGCCGAGGGCGAAGACCTCTGGGAGACCTTCGTCAACAACGGCTGGAACATCGACCAGCAGAAGCCGGGCTCACCCTCGGGCCTGTTCAGCACCACCCACCAGATCGGCCAGGCCAACATGTCGGCCCAGCCCTGGATCAACTTCGTCTGGCAGACCGCGCCCGACGACTGGTCCGGGATCGGTGGCTACAGTTACGAGATCTCGGCCGGCGCTCCCGTGCCTCCGGACGACGTACAGGACATTCCGAAGTTGAACAACTGGGTGGTGACGCCGGTCGAGCCAGGCGCGGCCTACTACTTCACGCTGCGCGCCGTCGATCGTGTGGGTCGCTGGAGCGACGACTACGCGACCGCCGGTCCCTACTACATCCGCGAACCCGGTCCGGCCGATCTGGAGGTCGCCGCGCGCCCCGGGTGGCTGTTGCCGATCGTGCCCCTCGACGAGCCGTCCGCGACGCCGACCAGCATCTCGCTTCCCGACCTGTTGAACGGAAACACCTTCTTCTACGTGAACCTCTCCGGTGCGAACGACGGCGAGTCCGACGCCGTCGCTCCCTTCGACGTGGAGTTCCGCATCGACGGCGAGGTGGAGCGCATGTTCACGCAGACCACCGACGTCGCCGCCGAGGGCGGCCTCTTCGAGTTCGTCAACGAGCCGAACTTGGTCGTCACCGGCGGCCTGCACACCCTCGAGATGCGCATCGATCCCGGTGGTGCGGTCGACGAGCAGACGAATGTCAACAACTGGCTGGCGAACCAGTGGGCCTTCGCCCCGGAGTCAATCTCGAAGATCGGTCCGCTGCTGCGTCCGGCCCCGCCGGACATCGACGGGGGTCACGACGCGATGAACCTCGGGCAGTTCCCACCCGTGAGCGTGGCCAAGGACAACTGCGACGGGTTGCGCCTGCCGGTCGCCCAGCGTTCCGGCGCCGACCCGCGCTTCGTGGCGATCTCGGCCCACTTCGTCGATGCCGGTGAGAACATCGACCTGGGTATGTACCCGCGGACCACGTCGTCGAACCTGGGCTTCGGGTGGAACACGGAACTGGCCTCCTCGTCGGCGCCGGCCGGAAGCATCGATGCGGTGGTCGCGAACGGTCACGCGGTGTCGGACGGCTTCGTGGACGTGGGCATCTACAACGCGAGCGATCACGTTGGTGGGTACTACGCGGACTACGTGGAGAGCCAGGACGCCGTGGTCGGAGGCACCGAGGCCATCTCGTTCCTGCCGAACGAAATGGTCCAGATGCGACACTTCGACATCGGACTCTCGCAGGCCAGCTTCGTGGTGAAGCTCGCCGTCGGCGACGACGGCCCGTTCGACCTGTACTTCTTCGAACCGTCCACCTTCTACGCGAGTCTCGAGGACGCCGACACGACCGCGACGACCGATGCCCAGGGCGAGGCCGTGCTGGAATTCTCGTCGACCCAACCGGGCAAGGGTCTGCTGGTGATCGCCCGCGACCCCGGAGCGGGGGCCGAAGCCCTCGAGGTGTCGCTCGAGATCCAGGCGTCGTCGGGGAACTGGACGCTGGTACCGGCCCCGAACTGGTTCGACGCCCTCGTCCCGCTGCCGAACGACTTCGGCCGCCCGGGCGAGGTCCCGGCGCCGACGACTCTGGTCGGCGACTTGGCGTCGACCTGGCTGAACTTCTCGGTCTTCAACTCCTCGACGGACGACGCCGGCGACACCTTCGCCAATCTCTACTACGACGACACCTGCTTCGCGACGGAGGTCGTCCCGCCGATCGAGGGCGGCGCCTTCGGCACCTTCAACGCGACCGAGGCGGTGACCATCCCGGGAGGCCGGCATACGCTGTGGGTGCAGATCGATCCCGACGGCCGTGTGGGCGAAGCCAACGAGACCGACAACTTCTTCGCGCGGCAGTGGGTCTTCGAGCCGCAGGTGCTCGGTCTTGGCGAAGTGACCGAGCGTCAGGTTCCGGGATCGCCGAGGGCCGGCTGGGAGTACGGTCTCATCGACCCGGAGATCGGGATCGTCGGCGACGAGAACACCACGCCGGGCATCGATCCCACCCCCTTCCTCAACTGCGATGGCCTCCGGCTGCCGGCTGCCGCCCGCGACGGCACCGCGCCCGCCTTCATGGGTTTGGCCGTGATGCCGCCGCAGCAGGGTGTCGACGTCGATCTCAAGCTCTTCGAGGCCTCGACCGGTCCCGAGGACGGTTTTGACGACCCGATCGCCTTCTCGCACGCACCGAGTACGACGTCGGACTTCGTGATCGTCGATCTGACTGCGGTCGAGCCGCGTCCCTTCGACGTCGGCATCTACGGTCCCGAGGAGGGGTTCGAAGGGGAGGAGGTCGATCCCGTGAACGGCCTCGCGCGTGCGGTCGACGCGCAGTACCTGGCCCACGCCGCCGCCTCGGTCGATCTCGGGTCGGATCCCGAGGGCGAGCGGGGGCTCTACACGATGGAGAACAACGAGATCCTCCATCTCTACGCGATCGAGCTCTCACCGCGGACGATGAACGTGCGCCTGATCCCGCAGGATGCGAACGTCGACTTCGGCATGGCCCTCATGTCCGCCCAAACCTTTGTCGGCCAGGGCGACGCGCCCGACGATGCGAGGGCCCAGGCCGTCGGCGCCGGGGAGGTCGAGGAGTTCACGACCACGATCTCGCAGGCAGGCGTGTACGTGCTGGCCGTGTTCAAGGACGCGCGCGAGGACGCCTTCGACCAGGGTGGCT